A region from the Vicia villosa cultivar HV-30 ecotype Madison, WI unplaced genomic scaffold, Vvil1.0 ctg.003280F_1_1, whole genome shotgun sequence genome encodes:
- the LOC131640718 gene encoding uncharacterized protein LOC131640718 → MRRFLVPRTSIEKVNVKQSEAEVEETPPNVANEFNPNEIVRDPGCRKQIHEYAPDIQDQVRRAYILKGPTQPDLARFPRTQFGKSSRAFCKAWYKSYTWIEYSESKDATYCFYCFLFKPPGRAEHFGYEVFNKDGFKDWKHASKAFKDHIGSHDSKHNSCMKHYDDYNNQRQSVTSIFARATRESEELYKIRLTCSLDCTRYLIAQGIAFRGHDESSTSLNKGNFREMVDWVKSNDEKVRDAFDHGPKNCTMTSGDIQKELAMCCAHEVTKVIMEELGDRQFSVLIDESRDISVKEQMAVMLRFLNDKGKVVERFIALHHVKYTTSEALKDALYGILDRHTLSISRIRGQGYDGASNMRGEFNGLQRKILDENPYAFYVHCYAHRLQLVVVSVASSCSSIHDFFEYISLIVTTTSASCKRNDALKEAQHREILNRLESGEISQGKGLHQSSSLARPGDTRWGSHYTTLIRLDQMWSSVLEVLSIVDEDGRGPSQAAGLIEKMESFKFAFILKFMLKLFGITNELSKILQTKDLNIVLAMELVDDVKARLATLRESGWDDLFIDVQEFCFAQSIPVPNMDEEIPVRGRSRREGRTVTNLHHYRAEIFYVAIDKICVEMDHRFCEGSNVVLDCFSCLDPKNSFSKFDVDKLAHLANIYHVDFSDDDRGTIREQLETYVHQMKRHASFTSCEDVQSLAMKMVQTEKHLVFPLVYKLIELALILPVSTASVERAFSAMKIIKSNLRNKINDVWFNDLMICYTEREIFKTLKDVDIIRTFTAKKSRRGHLPLNFI, encoded by the exons ATGAGGAGGTTTTTGGTTCCTAGAACAAGTATTGAGAAAGTGAATGTTAAGCAATCGGAAGCCGAAGTAGAAGAAACACCCCCTAATGTGGCCAACGAGTTTaatccaaatgagattgtgcgtgaTCCAGGATGTAGGAAACAAATTCACGAGTATGCTCCTGATATTCAAGACCAAGTGAGGAGGGCATATATATTGAAGGGTCCAACGCAACCAGATTTAGCAAGATTTCCTCGTACTCAATTTGGGAAGTCTTCAAGAGCATTTTGTAAAGCTTGGTATAAGAGTTATACATGGATTGAATACAGTGAGTCAAAGGATGCAACTTATTGTTTCTATTGCTTTCTCTTTAAGCCTCCCGGGAGGGCCGAACACTTTGGTTATGAAGTCTTCAACAAAGACGGATTTAAAGATTGGAAGCATGCATCTAAAGCCTTTAAAGATCATATTGGTAGTCATGATAGTAAGCACAACTCATGTATGAAGCACTATgatgattataataatcaaagacaAAGTGTGACAAGTATCTTTGCTAGAGCAACTAGGGAATCAGAAGAATTGTATAAGATCCGTTTGACTTGTTCTTTAGATTGTACTAGATATCTCATAGCACAAGGCATTGCTTTCCGTGGCCATGATGAAAGCTCTACTTCTCTAAACAAGGGAAATTTTAGAGAGATGGTGGATTGGGTAAAATCTAATGATGAAAAAGTAAGAGATGCTTTTGATCATGGTCCAAAAAATTGCACAATGACTTCCGGTGACATTCAAAAGGAGCTTGCAATGTGTTGTGCACATGAAGTCAccaaggtgattatggaagagcttgGTGATAGACAATTCTCTGTGCTTATTGACGAGTCACGTGATATATCTGTCAAAGAACAAATGGCGGTGATGTTGAG GTTCTTGAACGACAAAGGGAAAGTTGTGGAACGATTTATTGCTCTACATCATGTCAAATATACTACATCTGAGGCACTAAAGGATGCTCTTTATGGTATTCTCGATCGCCACACGTTATCTATTTCAAGGATACGAGGGCAAGGATATGATGGGGCTTCAAATATGAGAGGTGAGTTTAATGGTTTACAAAGAAAGATTCTAGATGAAAACCCTTATGCTTTCTATGTCCATTGTTATGCTCACCGTTTGCAATTGGTGGTTGTGTCCGTTGCTAGTAGTTGCTCATCTATTCATGATTTCTTTGAGTACATCTCCTTGATTGTAACCACAACAAGTGCATCTTGCAAGAGAAATGATGCTTTGAAGGAGGCACAACACCGAGAAATTTTGAATAGACTTGAGAGTGGTGAGATATCTCAAGGAAAGGGCTTGCACCAATCATCTAGTCTTGCTAGACCCGGAGATACTAGATGGGGTTCACATTATACTACCTTGATTCGTTTGGATCAGATGTGGTCCTCCGTGTTAGAggtgcttagtattgttgatgaagatggacgtGGACCATCCCAAGCGGCGGGTTTGAtagaaaaaatggagagctttaaatttgctttcattttgaagtttatgttaaagttgtttggtatcacaaatgaactttcaaaaatcttgcaaacaaaagatcttAATATTGTGCTCGCTATGGAATTAGTTGATGATGTTAAAGCTCGGTTGGCTACATTGAGAGAGAGTGGTTGGGATGATTTATTTATTGATGTCCAAGAATTTTGTTTTGCTCAAAGTATTCCGGTGCCAAATATGGATGAAGAAATACCAGTTCGGGGACGTTCAAGAAGAGAAGGGAGGACTGTCACTAATCTTCACCATTACCGTGCAGAGATTTTTTATGTTGCTATTGACAAAATATGTGTGGAGATGGATCACCGGTTTTGTGAAGGAAGTAATGTTGTGCTGGATTGCTTCTCATGTCTTGACCCCAAGAACTCtttttccaagtttgatgttgataagcTTGCTCATCTTGCTAATATTTATCATGTAGACTTTTCTGATGATGACCGTGGAACAATAAGGGAGCAACTTGAGACTTATGTACATCAAATGAAAAGGCATGCTTCCTTTACTTcttgtgaagatgttcaaagtttggctatgaagatggttcaaactgagaaacaTTTGGTATTTCCATTGGTCTACAAGCTCATTGAGTTGGCTTTGATATTGCCGGTGTCAACAGCATCcgttgaaagagctttttcagcaatgaagattatcaagtctaatttgcgcaacaagatcaacgatgtgtggttcaatgacttgatgatatgttacaccgagcgggagatattcaagacacttaaagatgttgatattattcgaacattcaccgcaaagaagtctcggagagggcatttacctcttaattttatttag